Part of the Saccharomyces paradoxus chromosome XI, complete sequence genome, TCCTCGTCACCTACGATAATTAAATAGGaatagtttttcaaaatggcGGACTTGATCCTGTACCCTACGGGTTCGTTTCTTATGTCGAGATCAACGTTGAAATGCCAATCATTTAAAGTAACGGGTTCCATGTTGTTTACTTCCTGTTCGTTGCGCAGTTTTTTCTGCAAGGCACTGCACATGTTTAGTTGTTGCACATTTTTCGTATTGACAGGAATTATTATAGCCTGATAAGGGTTCAGCCAAAAGGGCCAACGCCCCTCATTAGAGTCTATGAGTAAGGCCATAAATCTTTCAATAGAACCGAAAGTAGCTCTATGAATCATAATTGGCCTCTTGTACAAATTATCTTGatctttgaatttcaaatcGAATCTCTCAGGTAGCTGAAAATCTAACTGGATAGTAGCAACCTGATGGGTTTTGCCTAAATGATCGGTTACCATTATATCCAGTTTTGGCCCATAAAATGCACCATCGCCGGGGTTCAGTTTCCAAGGTTTGCCTGACTCTTCTAAAATTTCCTTGAGTACTTGTTCAGCATGATTCCAAACTTTGACGTCTCCAATAAAATGTTCTGGCCTTGTAGAAAAGTTTATGAAATAATTGCTCTCTGTATCAGCGTCACCTTTGGCAAAGGGaaagattttattgtaaACTATGTCGATCAACTTTAAAGAGTTAAAAATTTCGGATTTTACTTGGGAAGGGGCGCAAAAGATATGACCATCATCTTGATGGAATTTTCTTAGTCTAGTTAATCCTGATAATGCACCCGAAGCTTCATTTCTGTGTAGTGGTGAAAAATCAGAGAAGCGTAGGGGAAGTTCGTTATAGGATCTATCCTTTTTGCCGAAGATTAGACAATGGCCTGGACAATTCATCGGTTTTAAACCGTAttcctccttttcttcatcactaGTTTCCACTTTAAACATATCATCAGAGTAATTTTCCCAATGGCCCGATTTTTCCCAAAGAGTCTTTTTGTAAATCAAAGGTGTTACAACCTCATTGAAACCAAATTTGAACTTTTGTTGTAACTTCATAAACTCTACCAATTTGTTAAAAATCTTAGTACCATTGGGAAGAAAGAACATGGATCCGGGAGATAATGGATCTGTCATGAAAAGATCCTGCCTTTGAGATACCATGGATGTCATAGTGGCCGGCGTTGCCAACGAAGAGTTCTTAGTGGTCTTCTTCGTAGAATAAAAAGCACGGTTCCAAGAGACATTGCGAGAGCAACGGCACCTTGCAAGTTGTCTTTTCATATTGTGCGGCAGGAGAGCGTGTCCTTAGCTATTGCTTATGTATTTCTTGATGAATTCGAGCTggtctttttttgttttttcatGCTCGAGGTTTTTAAGGGCGAACTTTACTAGATACTATGttatagttttttttgccaaAAGGACAAAAACCTACattacatatatatatatatatatatatatataatggatataaaaaagataatcTCTTGATCAAGATCAGCCTTTAATGTATGTCGCGTCAATCTTCTGTAGGGATGGGGGCAAATTCATGgtcaattttcttctataCGAAGTCttgttttccaattcaatAGGGTTTCCTTCCAGATAAATAGTCTCCAAGCGTGATAGGTTGGACAGGTTTTTACCCAAGCTCTCAAATGACTGATCTATCTTGTTGAACGAAGCCCATATGTCGGTTAGATTGGGCAAATGGTTCAAGTTCTCTAGCGAAGTAAGTCGGTTCGATGTGATGTCCAAAGTAGTTAGCTTTAGATTTTTCTCTAAACCTTCGATCTTGGCAATGAAGTTGTGCGACAGATATAGCTCTTCCAGATTGGTCAACTCTTCTAGATTCtcgattttcttcaatttattAGACTGGATGGATAAgatcttcaaattttttaaaggatGTAGGTTGATAAGTCTTGGTATGGAATTTTTACCTAACCAAATCTCTTCTAGGTTTGACAAACCTTCGAAAGAGTTGGGTTCAATGGAGTGAATTTTATTACCACCTAGttctaaatttttcagcgaTTTCAAAGTGGAGagattttcaattttggAAATGCTGTTCTGCACAAAGTATAAATTTTCCAGCTCTGTCAAACTTTCTAGATTTTTGATATGCTTGATCTTGTTAAAAGACAAGTCTAAAGACGTTAATTTGGTGAGCTTGTTAAcattagaagaaatatgtTTAATTTTGTTATCGTAAAAATCAAGGTCAACAATCTTGTCATGGGGCAAAACTTCCACTTCGCTTATGCTTTCGATCAGGTTCTGTCTGAGACATAATTGtctcaaatttttgaacctGTAAAGGTTCAAATCTTCTAACGACTTGATTTTTAGGTGGACCAAATCGATAACCTCTATGTCATCAGGCAAATCTTGCGTCAATTCTGAATCTGCACTAATGAAGTCAGGATGTGTATCGTCTAAGACCTCAATCTTGTTTCCTTtgtccttttcttcaatatctttGTTAACAGAAGCCTTATCCATGATGATGATTGTGTGGTGCTAAGTTTCTTCGCACTTCTTGCTTATTCATTCTAAAGTGGTTACACatgtttatttttcaacactaccttaatatataataattCGGGGCCAAAATAGCAGACAACGAGAAAAAGGGAGGAAAGAGTAGAGTATAGTATTAACAGGGCtggttatatatatatatatatacggGTCAATCGATctatttatatacatacgAATATAATATGACGTGAGGGGTGACACgatataatataatagaGCGAGGATGAACACTTAGTTTGCGTCGGGATTGGAAGCGATATAATCGACAGTTTCACCAACACTTCTCAAGTCATCAGCCACTTTGTCGGGGATTTCAATGTcgaattcttcttcaatagcTACGAGTAGCTCGACAGTGTCCAAGGAGTCCAACCCCAAGTCCTTGTGAAATTGAGTATCGCTGGAGATCTGCTTATTGGCAATGTTAGGAGAGTTCTTGTCAAAGGCCTTGATAACATCAATGACTCTCTGGGAAACCTGATCCTTGCTCAAGTTGGAAGAGTAAAATCTTTGTGCGAGTATGGTGTTGGTCATAACGGAACGGCCCATCATAGTGCGGTACGCAGAAGGTGCCACGCGGGAAGAAATGCGACAAACGGATCTAAACATGACAAGACGGGTGCTGTATTGAGTTGTGCTGTTTTTAGTGATTACACTGCTCGTGTGACTCCTCTTCCTTTtgcttcatcatcatcacctTCCTCTTTTACTCATAATCCGTTCGAAGGGGCGAAGAAATAAGCAATTGacaaataatatttctCCCGTCAACAGTGATTTAGTCACGTGCTACAGAGAAATCGCCATTAAGTATCTTAGAAGTTCATGCAtggaaagaataaaagGTATAAGACGTTTGCCGGATAATTTCATTTGCGCTAAATGCCATTATAGACAGCAAATAACCTTTTAATTTTGTCAATTAGTTATATTTGTCGTTTCTTGCTACTTggtgtttcttttttcttaatttttttttttcagtctGAAGCTCATCGcaggaagaagaaaaagactaGACCCAAGGTAAAGAGCAAGGAATTTTAGTGATGAGTTTCTAAACGGTAGCATTGAAGGATCGCGTAAACGCTTAAAATGGAAGTTGCACCGGCCTTGTCTACTACTCAGTCGGACATCGTGTTTGAAAAGGTGGAAACACGTGAAATTGACAGGTCTTCGTATTTGGGCCCATGCTACAATGGCGATGAGCTTGTGCAACTCATCTCGACCTACTATAATGTTGATGCTCTCGTGGAGTACCTGCAACAGCACCACGAGTACCAAAGCGTTACTCTGCAGTTTCCTGATCATCTAATCAAGGACTCCTCGCTGATAATAAGGCTGCTGCAATCGAGATTTCCCCATGGGACGATAAAGTTTTGGGTTTTAGCTGACACGGCATATAGTGCGTGCTGTGTAGACGAGGTTGCTGCTGAACACGTTAACGCGGGCCTCGTGGTTCATTTCGGTGATGCCTGTTTGAATGCCATCCAAAACTTGCCCGTTGTTTACTCGTTTGGAACTCCATTTTTGGATTTAGCATTGGTAGTAGAGAACTTCCAGAGGGCATTCCCCGATTTGTCCTTGAAAATCTGTTTGATGGCAAACGCTCCCTTTTCTAAGCACTTATCACAGTTGTACAGTATTTTGAAGAGCGACCTGCACTACACAAATATCATATATTCCCAAGTAAAGACCTCTGTGGTGGAAGAGGACTTCGTAACGATACTTGATACCTTTCATGTCCCCGAAGATGTAGACCAGGTAGGTACGTTTGGAAATAATAGCATACTGTTCGGTCAGCATGACAAAGCCGAGGACATCCTGCCCGAGGAGTATCATCTCTTTCATTTGACTACCCCCCAGGATCCAAGATTACTGTATTTGTCCACTATGTTTCAATCTGTTCAAATTTTCGATCCGGCTTTGCCTGGCATTGTGACGGGACCCTTTCCCTCTCTAATGAGGCGATACAAGTACATGCATGTGGCCAGAACAGCGGGTTGTATAGGTATCCTGGTCAACACACTGTCGCTACGCAATACCAGAGAAACCATCAACGGGCTGGTCAAACTTATCAAAGCTCGTGAGAAGAAACACTACTTGTTTGTTGTCGGGAAGCCAAACGTAGCCAAGCTAGCAAACTTTGAAGACATTGATATTTGGTGCATTCTCGGCTGTAGTCAAAGCGGTATTATTGTTGATCAATTCAACGAGTTTTACAAGCCCATCATTACGCCTTATGAATTAAACTTGGCTTTGAGCGAAGAGGTCACATGGACCGGGAAATGGGTCGTAGACTTTAAAGACGCCATTGATGAAATCGAGCAGAACTTGGGTGGAGACGATACCGTCTCTGCCAGCACCGCTACCGATGAGCCGGAGTTTGATGTTGTTAGGGGAAGATATACTAGCACATCAAGACCACTGCGAGCGCTAACGCACCTTGAGTTGGAGGCAGCGGATGATGACGATTCCAAACAACTAACTACAAGACACACTGCCTCAGGTGCCGTCATTAAAGGCACAGTATCTACATCAGCAGCAGCATTACAAAATCGTTCGTGGAAAGGTCTAGGAAGCGACTTCGACTCTATTGAGGTTGATGATACTGGCGCggatattgaagaaggtatTTCCGGAGTCGCGCGTGGTTATGGGTTCGATCGCAAGGACGCTATAGACAAGGAGGACAAGTAATTCTTACGGTTTGTCCCTGATTTTCCCTATTTAACTCTAAGTTTTTAACTAATACACTATTTAATAACGCAACAATTTACTCTGTATATGGAAACCTTTTAGAAATTAGCCGCCAGAATGGAATAGAAATTCGTGTAACGTGACCGATCGAAGTCCGGGTATTATTCTGAAAATAactagtttcttttttaccgGAATGCAATAAAGGTGCTTTGTACTAGTGTGTTTTACACAGGACATCTAGTGGCTAACACTTAGTAGGAAAATCCAATGGTGATCAGAATTCATAAaagtactttttttccttaataTGGGTGCTGCTCCTTCCAGAATTGTGGATGGTCTTTTAGAAGATACAAATTGTATGTATACTTTGAAGTAAAgtcaagaaagaaagggGAAGTGAACCGATTTTACTAACACTGACATTTTGAACAGTTGACAGAGATGAGATAGAAAGGTTAAGGAAGAGATTCATGAAACTGGACAGAGATAGCTCTGGTTCtattgataaaaatgaattcATGAGCATTCCTGGCGTTTCGTCGAATCCTCTTGCCGGACGTATAATGGAGGTTTTCGATGCTGATAATAGTGGTGACGTGGATTTTCAAGAGTTTATCACAGGGTTATCTATTTTTAGTGGGCGAGGGTCCAAGGACGAAAAGTTAAGATTCGCCTTCAAAATCTACGACATCGACAAGGACGGTTTTATATCGAATGGTGAGTTGTTCATCGTGTTGAAGATTATGGTAGGTTCTAATCTGGACGATGAACAACTACAACAGATAGTAGATAGGACCATAGTGGAAAATGACAGTGATGGCGACGGACGCTTAAGTTTTGAAGAGTTCAAGAATGCTATCGAAACCACAGAAGTGGCCAAGAGTCTGACATTACAATATGATATCTGAGACAAGGAGGCACTTATTTGTTTGTGGTATACCAATatttgtaaagaaaaaagaataatgtAGGGATATTGGCCTTCAAGGAAGGAATGCACGCTCGCGCCAGTTAGAGTGCTGgatatatacatttatgTCTGTATATATGTCTGTGATTTAGGTGAATATTGAGATAgttgttgggattccattgttgataaaggctataatattaggtgTGCAGAAGATACCAGAAGTTCTTATCGATTATATTGGAATCCACAGGAGGGaatcgataattctacataataatattttttaatttattatttattaacgatgttgtcattctttatcctattacattatcatCCTTGCgtttcagcttccactaaactcgatgactgtttctcatCATTTATGTCATCTTTTAGCACCgtatatgataatatactagtAATATGAATACTTTTCAATAGAAGATAGTTGAttctgttggaatgaaattcttatatcatctatttagtagtatattatcatatgcggtgtaagaggatggcataaagattgagaaacagtcatccaatctaatggaagctgaaatgcaaggattgataatataataggataatgaatgacaacatataaaaagaaagaagataaaataataacactatgtagaactatcgattcccttttgtggattcctatatcctcgaggagaacttctagtatattctatatacataatattatagcctttagtaacaat contains:
- the MST1 gene encoding threonine--tRNA ligase MST1 (Mitochondrial threonyl-tRNA synthetase~similar to YKL194C) — its product is MKRQLARCRCSRNVSWNRAFYSTKKTTKNSSLATPATMTSMVSQRQDLFMTDPLSPGSMFFLPNGTKIFNKLVEFMKLQQKFKFGFNEVVTPLIYKKTLWEKSGHWENYSDDMFKVETSDEEKEEYGLKPMNCPGHCLIFGKKDRSYNELPLRFSDFSPLHRNEASGALSGLTRLRKFHQDDGHIFCAPSQVKSEIFNSLKLIDIVYNKIFPFAKGDADTESNYFINFSTRPEHFIGDVKVWNHAEQVLKEILEESGKPWKLNPGDGAFYGPKLDIMVTDHLGKTHQVATIQLDFQLPERFDLKFKDQDNLYKRPIMIHRATFGSIERFMALLIDSNEGRWPFWLNPYQAIIIPVNTKNVQQLNMCSALQKKLRNEQEVNNMEPVTLNDWHFNVDLDIRNEPVGYRIKSAILKNYSYLIIVGDEEVELQKYNIRERDNRKSFEKLTMSQIWEKFIYLEKNYK
- the SDS22 gene encoding type 1 protein phosphatase-activating protein SDS22 (Regulatory subunit of the type 1 protein phosphatase (PP1) Glc7p~similar to YKL193C); the encoded protein is MDKASVNKDIEEKDKGNKIEVLDDTHPDFISADSELTQDLPDDIEVIDLVHLKIKSLEDLNLYRFKNLRQLCLRQNLIESISEVEVLPHDKIVDLDFYDNKIKHISSNVNKLTKLTSLDLSFNKIKHIKNLESLTELENLYFVQNSISKIENLSTLKSLKNLELGGNKIHSIEPNSFEGLSNLEEIWLGKNSIPRLINLHPLKNLKILSIQSNKLKKIENLEELTNLEELYLSHNFIAKIEGLEKNLKLTTLDITSNRLTSLENLNHLPNLTDIWASFNKIDQSFESLGKNLSNLSRLETIYLEGNPIELENKTSYRRKLTMNLPPSLQKIDATYIKG
- the ACP1 gene encoding acyl carrier protein (Mitochondrial matrix acyl carrier protein~similar to YKL192C); its protein translation is MFRSVCRISSRVAPSAYRTMMGRSVMTNTILAQRFYSSNLSKDQVSQRVIDVIKAFDKNSPNIANKQISSDTQFHKDLGLDSLDTVELLVAIEEEFDIEIPDKVADDLRSVGETVDYIASNPDAN
- the DPH2 gene encoding 2-(3-amino-3-carboxypropyl)histidine synthase (Protein required for synthesis of diphthamide~similar to YKL191W); protein product: MEVAPALSTTQSDIVFEKVETREIDRSSYLGPCYNGDELVQLISTYYNVDALVEYLQQHHEYQSVTLQFPDHLIKDSSLIIRLLQSRFPHGTIKFWVLADTAYSACCVDEVAAEHVNAGLVVHFGDACLNAIQNLPVVYSFGTPFLDLALVVENFQRAFPDLSLKICLMANAPFSKHLSQLYSILKSDLHYTNIIYSQVKTSVVEEDFVTILDTFHVPEDVDQVGTFGNNSILFGQHDKAEDILPEEYHLFHLTTPQDPRLLYLSTMFQSVQIFDPALPGIVTGPFPSLMRRYKYMHVARTAGCIGILVNTLSLRNTRETINGLVKLIKAREKKHYLFVVGKPNVAKLANFEDIDIWCILGCSQSGIIVDQFNEFYKPIITPYELNLALSEEVTWTGKWVVDFKDAIDEIEQNLGGDDTVSASTATDEPEFDVVRGRYTSTSRPLRALTHLELEAADDDDSKQLTTRHTASGAVIKGTVSTSAAALQNRSWKGLGSDFDSIEVDDTGADIEEGISGVARGYGFDRKDAIDKEDK
- the CNB1 gene encoding calcineurin regulatory subunit B (Calcineurin B~similar to YKL190W), with amino-acid sequence MGAAPSRIVDGLLEDTNFDRDEIERLRKRFMKLDRDSSGSIDKNEFMSIPGVSSNPLAGRIMEVFDADNSGDVDFQEFITGLSIFSGRGSKDEKLRFAFKIYDIDKDGFISNGELFIVLKIMVGSNLDDEQLQQIVDRTIVENDSDGDGRLSFEEFKNAIETTEVAKSLTLQYDI